A genomic segment from Clarias gariepinus isolate MV-2021 ecotype Netherlands chromosome 11, CGAR_prim_01v2, whole genome shotgun sequence encodes:
- the gpr4 gene encoding G-protein coupled receptor 4, with product MISSLIKSDEMCNISASCNVDSNIDQFFQPVLYIIVIILGFPTNCMALWAAYLQVKQKNELGIYLINLSVADLLYIATLPLWIDYFLQHDNWIHGPGACKLFGFIFYTNIYVSIAFLCCISVDRYLAVAYPLKFAKVRRVKTAIMVSSVVWIIEIVANSAPLFHDELFAARFNRTFCFEKYPMQDWVAGMNLYRIFLGFLGPWCCMLAAYKGILKAVRGNVSTEQQEKAKIKRLALSLILIVLLCFGPYHILLLARSVLFLSNPCDCGVEEYLFTAYHVALALTSLNCVADPILYCFVNEGARSDVSRALTTVMTALHRGKTTDMLMGGSITVETPLASKKSDPYGDGKTNSYKSEIETLKEECLQMTKLSVKK from the coding sequence ATGATATCAAGTCTTATAAAAAGTGACGAGATGTGTAACATCTCAGCTTCCTGTAATGTTGATTCAAACATTGATCAATTCTTTCAGCCCGTGCTGTACATTATTGTTATCATCCTTGGCTTCCCAACAAACTGTATGGCTCTGTGGGCTGCCTACTTGCAGGTGAAGCAAAAAAATGAGCTGGGAATCTATTTGATCAACCTTTCTGTGGCTGACCTTCTTTACATCGCCACATTGCCACTTTGGATTGATTATTTCCTCCAACACGACAACTGGATCCATGGGCCCGGGGCTTGCAAGCTGTtcggatttattttctataccaaCATATATGTCAGCATTGCTTTCCTCTGCTGCATTTCTGTGGATCGTTATTTGGCAGTGGCTTATCCACTTAAGTTTGCCAAAGTACGTCGGGTCAAGACAGCCATTATGGTCAGTTCTGTGGTGTGGATTATAGAGATTGTGGCCAATTCAGCACCACTCTTTCACGATGAGCTGTTTGCAGCCCGTTTCAATCGTACCTTCTGCTTCGAGAAGTATCCAATGCAAGACTGGGTAGCAGGCATGAACCTCTACCGAATCTTTTTGGGCTTCTTGGGTCCCTGGTGCTGTATGTTAGCAGCCTACAAGGGAATATTAAAGGCAGTGCGTGGCAATGTTTCCACTGAGCAGCAAGAGAAAGCTAAGATCAAGAGATTAGCCCTTAGCCTCATCCTAATAGTACTTCTTTGCTTTGGACCCTATCATATACTTCTGCTGGCACGCAGTGTGCTCTTTCTCAGCAACCCTTGTGACTGTGGAGTGGAGGAGTATTTATTTACTGCCTACCATGTAGCCCTCGCTCTCACCAGCCTCAACTGTGTGGCAGACCCCATCCTCTACTGTTTTGTGAATGAAGGAGCCCGCAGTGATGTGAGCCGTGCTCTGACGACCGTGATGACTGCCCTTCACCGAGGGAAAACCACAGACATGTTAATGGGGGGTTCCATTACTGTAGAAACACCCTTGGCAAGCAAGAAGTCAGATCCTTACGGAGACGGCAAAACTAATTCCTACAAAAGTGAAATTGAAACACTGAAGGAGGAGTGTCTTCAAATGACCAAACTTAGTGTTAAAAAATGA